In Synechococcus sp. Nb3U1, one DNA window encodes the following:
- a CDS encoding bifunctional pantoate--beta-alanine ligase/(d)CMP kinase, translating into MHWLRTVAALREHVAAWRGSTVGLVPTMGSLHEGHLSLIRRCRQECDITVVSLFVNPLQFGPAEDLERYPRNLERDRALCEAAGVDAVFAPTPEEMWADQGSGADRTWVMPPDSLLQTLCAPHRPGHFRGVATIVLQLLNLVQPQRAYFGQKDAQQLVILQRMVQDLQVPTTILACPIVREPDGLALSSRNQYLSASERQVALGLYRALRRGYDHWRAGDPSAEGILAAAQAELSRYPQLQIQYLELVHPQTLQPLQQVDPQGLLAVAAYVGQTRLIDNLLLAVAQGEEVQPTAEICPEGLSFPFGASAAPRRPLIAIDGPAGAGKSTVARAVAAQLHLLYLDTGAMYRAITWLALQRGIRLDDAEQLTQLAAQTQLSLKSGNSSVEPTRIWADGEEITQAIRSPEVTRWVSQVSAVPGVRQELVKRQRSIGRDGGAVLEGRDIGTHVFPDAELKVFLTASVEERAQRRQHQLRAQGQQVALEDLEAQIQQRDRRDSERPISPLRPAPDAILIDTDHLSQSEVQDKIVMLYQQLLARSSTPRFDQ; encoded by the coding sequence ATGCACTGGCTGCGCACTGTTGCTGCTTTGCGGGAGCATGTGGCTGCCTGGCGGGGATCCACAGTTGGGTTGGTGCCCACCATGGGATCCCTGCACGAGGGCCATCTCAGCCTGATCCGCCGTTGCCGCCAAGAGTGTGACATTACAGTCGTCAGCCTTTTTGTCAATCCGCTGCAATTTGGCCCAGCCGAGGACTTAGAACGCTATCCCCGCAACCTAGAAAGGGATCGGGCGTTGTGTGAAGCAGCAGGGGTCGATGCTGTATTTGCCCCAACCCCTGAGGAAATGTGGGCCGATCAGGGCAGCGGAGCCGATCGCACCTGGGTGATGCCGCCAGACTCCCTGTTGCAAACCCTCTGTGCTCCCCATCGCCCTGGCCATTTTCGCGGTGTGGCAACGATTGTCTTGCAACTGTTGAACTTGGTTCAACCCCAACGGGCCTACTTTGGCCAGAAAGATGCCCAACAACTGGTTATTCTGCAGCGCATGGTACAGGATCTGCAGGTGCCCACCACCATCCTGGCCTGCCCGATTGTGCGAGAACCGGATGGTTTGGCTCTCAGCTCCCGCAATCAGTATCTCTCTGCTTCTGAGCGGCAGGTGGCCTTGGGGCTTTACCGAGCTTTGCGTCGGGGATATGACCACTGGCGGGCTGGAGATCCTTCCGCAGAAGGGATCCTGGCTGCAGCCCAAGCCGAACTGAGCCGCTATCCGCAGTTGCAAATCCAATATTTGGAGTTGGTGCATCCACAAACCCTTCAGCCTTTGCAACAGGTGGATCCCCAGGGGTTGTTGGCTGTTGCTGCTTATGTGGGCCAAACGCGCCTGATCGACAATCTATTGCTGGCCGTGGCTCAGGGAGAGGAGGTACAGCCTACCGCAGAAATTTGCCCAGAAGGGCTGTCGTTCCCATTCGGTGCTTCTGCCGCCCCACGACGCCCCTTGATCGCCATCGATGGCCCGGCTGGGGCAGGAAAATCGACAGTGGCCCGTGCCGTGGCGGCCCAATTACACCTGTTGTATCTGGATACAGGAGCGATGTATCGGGCCATCACTTGGCTGGCGCTACAACGAGGGATCCGGCTGGATGACGCCGAACAACTGACCCAACTGGCTGCCCAAACCCAGCTTTCCCTCAAAAGTGGCAACTCCTCGGTAGAACCCACCCGTATCTGGGCCGATGGCGAAGAAATTACGCAAGCCATCCGCTCGCCGGAAGTGACCCGCTGGGTGTCGCAGGTTTCCGCAGTGCCGGGAGTACGGCAGGAATTGGTGAAGCGACAACGCAGCATTGGCCGGGATGGAGGTGCTGTCTTGGAAGGGCGGGATATTGGCACCCATGTCTTTCCAGATGCGGAATTAAAGGTGTTCCTGACCGCCTCGGTGGAAGAACGGGCGCAACGGCGACAACATCAGCTACGAGCCCAGGGGCAACAGGTGGCTTTGGAGGATTTGGAAGCGCAAATCCAGCAACGGGATCGCCGTGATAGTGAACGGCCGATCTCTCCCCTAAGGCCTGCCCCGGACGCCATTTTGATCGATACGGATCACCTAAGCCAGTCGGAGGTTCAAGACAAGATCGTCATGCTCTATCAGCAGCTTTTGGCCCGCTCTAGCACACCACGTTTTGACCAGTGA
- a CDS encoding DUF4126 domain-containing protein produces MEPLLAIALGLGLSAACGFRIFVPLLVMSMAAQSGHLTLAPNLQWIGSEVALMVFAVATFFEVSAYYVPWVDNLLDVMATPVAVIAGILVMSAALGDIGEVSPALRWTLAAILGGGAAGITQGTTDVLRLVSTTTTGGLGNPLLATTENVTSLVLAAVAVLAPWLAVLLMGLVVYWLGKRAVKLFFVKKSRDPVQPAPLLPRSEWGSL; encoded by the coding sequence TTGGAACCTTTGCTAGCTATTGCCCTTGGTTTGGGCCTAAGTGCCGCCTGCGGTTTTCGCATTTTTGTGCCGCTTTTGGTGATGAGCATGGCCGCCCAGTCTGGGCACCTCACCCTGGCTCCCAATTTGCAGTGGATTGGCTCAGAAGTGGCACTGATGGTTTTTGCCGTGGCTACCTTTTTTGAGGTGTCGGCCTACTATGTACCCTGGGTGGATAATCTACTGGATGTGATGGCCACGCCCGTAGCAGTGATAGCCGGGATCCTGGTGATGTCGGCGGCGCTCGGAGACATTGGCGAAGTGAGCCCGGCGCTGCGCTGGACTTTGGCTGCGATCCTAGGGGGTGGGGCTGCTGGGATCACCCAAGGGACAACTGATGTGCTGCGTTTGGTTTCCACCACAACCACCGGAGGTTTGGGCAATCCGTTGCTGGCAACCACCGAAAATGTCACTTCTCTGGTGCTGGCGGCGGTGGCAGTGCTGGCTCCTTGGCTGGCGGTGTTGTTGATGGGCTTGGTGGTGTACTGGCTGGGTAAACGGGCGGTAAAGCTGTTTTTCGTCAAAAAATCCCGAGATCCCGTGCAACCAGCTCCTCTCCTACCCCGATCTGAGTGGGGATCCCTGTGA
- the thrC gene encoding threonine synthase: MVTLNPTHSPRIGGPQSQVRLWPGLIQHYREWLPVSAATPIVTLHEGNTPLISSPALSQCLGRDCQVYLKLDGLNPTGSFKDRGMTMAVSKAKEAGAEAVICASTGNTSAAAAAFAAKGGMRAYVLIPDGYVAKGKLAQTLMYGAEIIAIKGNFDRALEMVRQISEHYPIALVNSVNRFRLEGQKTAAFEVVDALGDAPDWLCIPVGNAGNITAYWMGFSQYFQQGKATRRPRLHGFEAAGAAPIVLDRVVEHPETVATAIRIGNPASWVKAKASVQVSGGQVDSVTDAEILAAYRLLASEEGVFCEPASAASVAGLLKWREQVPSGARVVCVLTGNGLKDPDTATQQGQTQIHTGVEADPTVVARLMGF, translated from the coding sequence ATGGTGACCCTGAACCCCACCCATTCCCCTCGCATTGGTGGGCCACAGTCTCAAGTCCGACTTTGGCCTGGCCTGATCCAGCACTATCGGGAATGGCTCCCTGTCAGCGCCGCCACCCCCATCGTCACCCTACATGAGGGCAATACCCCTCTGATCTCTTCTCCGGCCTTAAGTCAGTGCCTCGGACGAGACTGTCAGGTGTATCTAAAGTTGGATGGCCTCAATCCCACCGGCAGTTTCAAGGATCGGGGCATGACCATGGCCGTCTCCAAGGCCAAAGAGGCAGGGGCAGAAGCCGTGATCTGTGCCAGCACTGGCAATACCTCAGCAGCAGCAGCAGCTTTTGCCGCCAAAGGAGGGATGCGCGCTTATGTATTGATCCCAGATGGGTATGTGGCCAAAGGCAAGCTGGCCCAAACCTTGATGTACGGAGCGGAGATCATCGCCATCAAGGGCAACTTCGACCGGGCCCTGGAAATGGTACGTCAGATCTCCGAACACTACCCGATTGCCTTGGTGAATTCCGTCAACCGTTTCCGTTTAGAAGGACAAAAAACGGCTGCTTTTGAAGTGGTGGATGCCCTTGGAGATGCCCCCGATTGGCTCTGTATTCCGGTCGGAAATGCCGGCAACATCACCGCCTACTGGATGGGGTTTAGCCAGTATTTTCAGCAGGGTAAGGCCACCCGTCGCCCCCGTTTACATGGCTTTGAGGCAGCAGGTGCGGCTCCCATCGTTTTGGATCGGGTGGTGGAACATCCAGAAACAGTGGCCACCGCCATTCGCATCGGCAACCCCGCCAGTTGGGTGAAAGCAAAAGCCTCGGTACAGGTGAGTGGTGGCCAGGTGGACAGTGTCACCGATGCAGAGATTCTGGCCGCCTATCGGCTGTTGGCTTCGGAAGAAGGGGTCTTTTGTGAGCCCGCCAGTGCCGCTTCGGTGGCGGGATTGCTGAAATGGCGGGAGCAGGTGCCTAGTGGGGCACGGGTGGTGTGTGTGCTGACGGGCAACGGCCTCAAGGATCCCGATACGGCCACTCAGCAGGGCCAAACCCAAATCCACACGGGAGTTGAGGCCGATCCTACCGTAGTCGCTCGTCTGATGGGCTTCTAG
- the gatB gene encoding Asp-tRNA(Asn)/Glu-tRNA(Gln) amidotransferase subunit GatB produces the protein MTAAAPAKVQYEAVIGLEVHCQLSTQTKIFSSSATEFGAPPNTHIDPICMGLPGTLPVLNEKVLEYAVKAGLALNCTIAPYSKFDRKQYFYPDLPKNYQISQYDLPIATHGWIEIQLSNGRTKRIGITRLHMEEDAGKLVHAGSDRLSGSSYSLVDFNRAGVPLAEIVSEPDIRTGEEAAEYVQELRRIMRYAGLCDGNLQEGSMRCDVNISVRPVGSETFGTKVEIKNMNSFNAIQRAIEYEFNRQVKAIEAGEPIVQETRLWEENSQRTISMRKKEGSSDYRYFPEPDLLPIRVTEAQKARWKAELPELPAIKRQRYQSEYALSVYDARYLSDERNTAEYFEAVIAAGADPKAAANWMMSDIASYLNTHKLDYPDIALKPETLAELIGLIDKGTISSKIAKEILPELLEKGGSAQALVAAKGMTQISDSGALETMIAEVIAENPDQLEQYRSGKTKLFGYFVGQLMKKTQGRADPKLANDLLKQQLDA, from the coding sequence ATGACTGCTGCTGCCCCCGCCAAAGTGCAATACGAAGCCGTGATTGGGTTGGAAGTTCACTGCCAGCTCAGCACCCAAACCAAAATCTTCTCCAGCAGTGCGACAGAATTTGGTGCCCCCCCCAATACTCATATCGACCCGATTTGTATGGGCTTGCCTGGAACTTTGCCAGTATTGAATGAGAAAGTGCTGGAATACGCCGTCAAGGCGGGTTTAGCCCTAAATTGCACCATTGCCCCCTACAGCAAGTTCGACCGCAAACAGTACTTCTACCCCGACTTGCCCAAAAACTACCAGATCTCCCAGTACGATCTGCCAATTGCCACTCACGGCTGGATCGAGATCCAACTCAGCAATGGTCGCACCAAACGCATCGGCATCACCCGTCTGCACATGGAAGAAGATGCGGGCAAACTGGTTCATGCCGGTAGCGACCGACTTTCTGGCTCCAGCTATTCCTTGGTGGACTTCAACCGGGCTGGGGTACCCCTAGCTGAAATTGTCAGCGAGCCGGATATCCGCACCGGGGAAGAAGCAGCAGAATATGTGCAAGAGCTGCGCCGCATTATGCGTTATGCCGGCCTCTGCGATGGCAACCTGCAAGAGGGATCCATGCGCTGCGACGTGAATATCTCCGTGCGCCCGGTGGGCTCTGAAACTTTTGGCACGAAGGTGGAAATCAAAAACATGAACTCCTTCAACGCCATCCAACGGGCCATTGAATACGAATTCAACCGTCAAGTAAAAGCCATCGAAGCGGGCGAACCGATCGTGCAAGAAACCCGCCTCTGGGAAGAGAACAGCCAGCGCACCATCAGCATGCGCAAAAAAGAGGGATCCAGCGACTATCGCTATTTCCCTGAGCCGGATCTGCTGCCGATTCGTGTTACAGAAGCTCAAAAAGCCCGTTGGAAAGCCGAACTGCCAGAGCTGCCCGCCATCAAGCGGCAACGCTACCAAAGTGAATATGCCCTCTCAGTGTACGATGCCCGCTACCTGAGCGATGAACGCAATACGGCTGAGTATTTTGAAGCGGTGATCGCCGCCGGGGCCGACCCGAAAGCTGCCGCCAACTGGATGATGAGCGACATCGCCAGTTACCTAAACACCCACAAGTTGGACTACCCCGATATCGCCCTCAAGCCGGAAACTCTAGCCGAGCTGATCGGCTTGATCGACAAGGGCACCATTTCCAGCAAAATTGCCAAGGAAATCCTGCCGGAACTCCTGGAAAAAGGCGGCTCGGCACAAGCCCTGGTGGCAGCCAAGGGCATGACGCAAATCTCCGATAGCGGTGCCCTCGAAACGATGATCGCCGAGGTCATCGCCGAGAACCCCGACCAACTGGAGCAGTACCGCAGCGGCAAAACCAAGCTATTCGGCTACTTCGTCGGGCAACTGATGAAGAAAACCCAAGGTCGGGCGGATCCCAAACTGGCCAATGACCTGCTCAAGCAACAGCTTGATGCCTGA
- a CDS encoding ankyrin repeat domain-containing protein translates to MRRRFLGIGIGLGSLLVAGLFYYGHTLSEDPEAFAKTNPLRLQLALWLGKDAHVVDVRGKTALFFVDSGLNTRLLLRHGVDPNQLDYGGASPLHQAARMGNSEVTKVLLQGGAEVNVHFGGGGIPLHFAAWSGNPEVVQLLLEHGSEIDERDGYGLTPLNIAQDLRRWEAAILLSRWPRSALTE, encoded by the coding sequence ATGCGGCGTAGGTTCTTGGGAATTGGTATCGGCCTGGGATCCCTGCTGGTGGCAGGCTTATTCTACTATGGCCACACCTTATCAGAAGATCCCGAAGCCTTTGCCAAGACGAACCCGCTGCGACTGCAACTGGCCCTTTGGCTGGGCAAGGATGCCCATGTTGTGGATGTGCGGGGCAAAACCGCTCTGTTTTTTGTGGACAGTGGCCTCAACACCCGCCTTTTGCTCAGGCATGGGGTCGACCCCAATCAACTGGACTATGGAGGGGCCAGCCCTTTGCACCAAGCGGCCCGTATGGGCAACTCTGAGGTGACGAAAGTTTTGCTACAGGGGGGAGCAGAGGTGAATGTCCACTTTGGGGGTGGCGGGATCCCGCTACATTTTGCCGCTTGGTCGGGCAATCCAGAGGTGGTGCAGCTGTTGCTGGAGCATGGCTCTGAGATTGATGAGCGAGATGGCTACGGCCTCACCCCCCTGAACATTGCTCAGGATCTCCGCCGTTGGGAAGCCGCGATCCTTCTTTCTCGGTGGCCCCGCTCAGCCTTAACGGAGTGA
- the petG gene encoding cytochrome b6-f complex subunit V codes for MIEPILLGIVLGMVVVTLAGLFVAAYMQYQRGNKLGL; via the coding sequence ATGATCGAGCCGATTTTGTTGGGGATCGTTCTGGGAATGGTGGTAGTCACCTTGGCCGGGCTGTTTGTGGCTGCCTATATGCAGTACCAGCGCGGCAATAAGCTTGGTTTGTAG
- a CDS encoding ATP-binding protein translates to MVKHWWAQWKQKLRLETQLLFVATLVVSLVVSSFTFWAVSNVQQDAQFNEARFGRDLGLLLAANVAPLVAEDRIGEVAQLSRQYFESTSSIRYLLYADPNGDIYYGIPFSNQEVKTSLSLTRRIQLPDNRPPAEGQPLVRTHLTPAGRVTDIFVGIYQQGQFLGTLGLGINPNPTLMRSTQLAREVSIGVFLAVWVLAILGSVVNALTITQPIKELVKGVQEITKGNFKQRIDLPFGGELAQLIDSFNEMAERLQSYEEQNIEELTAAKAKLETLVSSIIDAAILLDAEFRVLLLNPAASQMFGWEGDPVLGKNLLELLPEDLRVQLARPLLQIARGDQEAEEIRVNLAGPTARIIRVMLSPVSDPRRQNLKGIVVTVQDITREVELNEAKAQFISNISHELRTPLFSIKSFIETLYEYGEQMAPAERQDYLEIANRETDRLTRLVNDVLDLSRLESGKQYRFEGIDISAVIEQTLRTHHLQARDKGIHLRKFVDPDLPLVWGNYDLLLQVLTNLLGNALKFTPPGGLVSLHAHVVTQPDGSLQAVRVAVADTGIGIAPEDQERIFDRFFRVENRVHTLEGTGLGLAIVRNILEKHHSRIHLESKLEEGSTFWFDLHLYGLADGLPMEFAAPQNETDPPSCDWRDVPELEEPTQR, encoded by the coding sequence ATGGTGAAGCACTGGTGGGCGCAATGGAAACAAAAGCTGCGACTGGAAACCCAGTTGCTGTTTGTGGCGACACTGGTGGTGTCGCTGGTGGTGAGCAGTTTCACCTTTTGGGCCGTCAGCAATGTACAGCAGGATGCCCAGTTTAACGAAGCGCGTTTTGGTCGAGATCTGGGCTTGCTGCTCGCGGCCAATGTCGCCCCCTTAGTAGCGGAGGATCGCATTGGCGAGGTGGCACAACTTTCCCGGCAGTACTTTGAGAGCACCAGCAGCATCCGCTATCTGCTCTACGCCGACCCGAACGGAGATATTTATTACGGGATCCCGTTTTCCAACCAAGAGGTGAAAACTTCCCTCAGCCTCACCCGTCGCATTCAACTACCGGACAATCGCCCGCCTGCCGAAGGCCAACCGCTGGTGCGCACCCACCTCACCCCTGCCGGGCGGGTCACGGATATTTTTGTCGGCATCTATCAACAGGGACAGTTTTTGGGCACTCTCGGCCTGGGGATTAACCCCAATCCCACCCTGATGCGCTCGACGCAACTGGCCCGAGAGGTCTCTATCGGGGTATTTTTGGCGGTGTGGGTCTTGGCTATTCTCGGCTCTGTGGTCAACGCCCTCACCATCACGCAGCCGATCAAAGAGCTGGTCAAGGGCGTTCAGGAGATCACCAAGGGCAACTTCAAACAGCGCATCGATCTGCCCTTCGGGGGCGAACTGGCCCAGCTGATCGATAGTTTCAATGAAATGGCAGAACGGTTGCAAAGCTACGAAGAACAAAACATCGAAGAGCTGACGGCGGCCAAAGCCAAGCTGGAAACCCTGGTCTCCTCAATTATCGATGCCGCTATTCTTCTCGATGCTGAATTTCGGGTGCTCTTGCTCAACCCGGCGGCCTCACAAATGTTTGGCTGGGAAGGGGATCCCGTTTTGGGGAAAAATCTGTTGGAGCTGTTGCCGGAAGATCTACGGGTACAACTGGCGCGCCCACTGCTGCAAATTGCCCGCGGCGATCAAGAGGCGGAAGAAATTCGCGTTAACCTAGCTGGCCCTACCGCCCGCATTATCCGCGTCATGCTCTCGCCAGTGTCGGATCCCCGGCGGCAGAATCTGAAGGGGATCGTGGTGACGGTGCAAGACATCACCCGCGAGGTAGAGCTGAATGAGGCCAAAGCTCAATTCATCAGTAACATCAGCCACGAGCTGCGCACCCCCCTCTTCAGCATCAAGTCTTTCATCGAGACCCTCTACGAGTACGGTGAGCAGATGGCCCCGGCTGAGCGGCAAGATTATCTGGAAATTGCCAACCGCGAGACGGATCGCCTCACCCGTTTGGTCAACGATGTTCTGGATCTATCCCGCTTGGAATCGGGCAAGCAGTATCGTTTCGAGGGCATCGATATCTCGGCGGTAATCGAGCAAACCCTGCGCACCCATCACCTACAAGCCCGGGACAAAGGGATCCACCTGCGCAAATTTGTGGATCCGGATCTACCGCTGGTGTGGGGCAACTATGACCTGCTTTTGCAAGTGCTGACCAATTTGTTGGGCAATGCCCTCAAGTTCACCCCGCCCGGTGGGCTTGTGAGTTTGCACGCCCATGTGGTCACCCAACCGGATGGATCCCTGCAAGCGGTGCGGGTGGCAGTGGCCGATACTGGCATCGGCATTGCCCCAGAGGATCAAGAGCGCATTTTTGATCGCTTTTTCCGGGTTGAGAATCGCGTGCATACCCTGGAGGGCACCGGCTTGGGGCTGGCCATCGTGCGTAACATTCTCGAAAAGCACCACAGCCGTATTCATCTGGAAAGCAAGCTGGAAGAGGGATCCACCTTCTGGTTCGATCTACATTTGTACGGCTTGGCAGATGGCTTGCCGATGGAGTTCGCTGCCCCTCAGAACGAGACGGATCCCCCCAGTTGCGATTGGCGCGATGTCCCAGAATTAGAGGAACCAACCCAGAGATAA
- a CDS encoding Rqc2 family fibronectin-binding protein, with protein sequence MQPVDLTTLRAVLADLTRFEAGRDPLLPARLEWIHQTNLWTILLGLRTLKARLCLLLCWHPQAARIHLCQPPAKEPDGFQFSQPLQRQLKGLALTELALLDEWERVIDCRFAPRPGDPPRRHLYLEVMGKYSNAVLVDEVGRILASGHGVSERQSRVRPVQPGLPYEAPPALTDPIPTRSEPLFQWQERVALIPGPISQRLFRCYRGLSRHLAEAMCWQAGIPPQTPSNQLSAQDWQALFLIWQDWLTRLEKGQFDPAPTPNGYTVLGWVGPSSATRDPLSSPPQPGLHQLLEDYYQAHLNREQFGRERHRLLQKLSNLLKKLYQRRQQFETMLAGSAQAEHSKQAADLLMAHLHLWQPGMHHIELPDFETGHAIGIPLDPEKNAILNAQAYYRKHRKQKRAQEAVWPLLETVNQEILYLEQVESALLHLETYRDPQDLSTLKEIEEELIQQHYLESPERISPKRTPSEPFNPHRFTSPSGFTIWVGRNNLQNDQLTFRLAQEQDWWFHAQEIPGSHVLLRLPPGAVAEQADLQAAADLAAHFSRGRLSDQVPVVYTRPKQVFKPKGSPPGIVIYRQEQVLWGQPSRAATASPGLDLPLSHLQ encoded by the coding sequence ATGCAACCGGTTGATCTAACCACCCTGCGTGCTGTGCTCGCGGATCTGACTCGGTTTGAGGCGGGTCGGGATCCCCTATTGCCCGCTCGCTTGGAATGGATTCACCAGACGAATCTGTGGACGATCCTCCTAGGATTGCGTACCCTGAAGGCCCGTTTGTGTCTACTGTTGTGTTGGCATCCCCAGGCAGCGCGGATTCATCTCTGTCAACCTCCTGCCAAGGAGCCAGATGGGTTTCAATTCAGCCAACCGCTACAACGGCAACTGAAGGGCCTGGCCCTGACGGAGCTAGCTCTGCTGGATGAGTGGGAACGGGTCATCGATTGCCGCTTTGCCCCTCGACCTGGGGATCCGCCGCGACGCCACCTTTACCTAGAGGTGATGGGGAAATACAGCAATGCCGTGTTGGTGGATGAAGTTGGCAGGATTTTGGCCAGCGGCCACGGAGTGAGCGAGCGCCAGTCACGGGTACGTCCGGTGCAGCCGGGCTTGCCCTACGAGGCTCCTCCTGCCCTCACAGATCCCATCCCAACACGCTCAGAACCCTTGTTCCAATGGCAAGAACGGGTAGCCCTGATCCCTGGCCCGATCAGCCAAAGATTATTCCGCTGTTATCGCGGCCTCAGTCGGCATTTGGCAGAAGCAATGTGTTGGCAAGCCGGGATCCCGCCGCAAACCCCCAGCAATCAACTGTCTGCTCAAGATTGGCAAGCCTTGTTCCTGATCTGGCAAGACTGGTTAACCCGCTTGGAAAAGGGGCAATTTGATCCGGCTCCAACTCCCAATGGCTATACTGTCCTCGGCTGGGTGGGCCCAAGCTCGGCAACTCGGGATCCCTTATCTTCTCCACCTCAACCTGGTCTGCACCAGCTCCTCGAAGACTACTACCAAGCCCATCTCAACCGGGAGCAGTTCGGGCGCGAGCGCCACCGTCTACTGCAAAAACTCTCCAACCTGCTCAAAAAGCTCTACCAACGGCGACAGCAATTCGAAACCATGCTGGCTGGATCTGCCCAGGCCGAACACTCCAAGCAAGCAGCCGATCTACTCATGGCGCACCTGCACCTTTGGCAGCCGGGGATGCACCACATTGAATTGCCAGACTTTGAAACGGGTCATGCCATCGGGATCCCTCTCGACCCCGAGAAAAATGCCATCCTCAACGCCCAAGCCTACTACCGCAAGCACCGCAAGCAAAAACGCGCCCAAGAAGCGGTCTGGCCTCTGCTAGAAACGGTCAATCAAGAAATTCTCTACCTGGAACAAGTGGAGTCTGCTCTGCTGCACCTGGAAACCTACCGAGATCCGCAAGATCTTTCTACCCTCAAGGAAATTGAAGAGGAATTGATCCAACAGCACTACTTGGAAAGCCCGGAGCGCATATCCCCAAAGCGGACTCCATCAGAACCCTTTAACCCACACCGTTTCACCAGTCCCAGTGGTTTCACGATCTGGGTAGGGCGCAACAACCTGCAAAATGATCAGCTCACCTTCCGCCTAGCCCAAGAGCAGGATTGGTGGTTTCATGCCCAAGAGATCCCAGGTAGCCATGTGTTATTGCGTTTACCCCCCGGTGCTGTGGCCGAACAAGCCGATCTCCAGGCGGCTGCCGATTTGGCCGCTCACTTTAGTCGCGGTCGCCTCAGCGATCAGGTGCCGGTGGTTTATACCCGCCCCAAACAGGTTTTCAAACCGAAGGGATCCCCACCCGGCATCGTCATTTATCGACAGGAACAGGTGCTTTGGGGCCAGCCGAGTCGCGCCGCCACCGCCTCACCAGGTCTTGACCTCCCCCTGAGCCACCTACAGTAA
- a CDS encoding hemolysin family protein yields MVNAFLLAFLLILSGACSGAETAITAMDNLRLESLIEEQGDPQGLYRLAQQQRSRLITTLLLLNNFVNIGIAALATTISIQLLGSQFGALAATVPTTIGVLLFGEVAPKSLAVSHPLAVFRWVVRPVHTLSVLLRPFVQAFEWIVSKLFNLLELSPLTATASLKDLELLIDVLGQRGLLDWQKRRLFRGALALDLIQARDVAKPRVKMETISHDKTLQDVVKLCLETGYSRIPVQGESKDEIVGIIHLKQALRHLDQKGNSEVTKAMTPPFFVPDTKRISLLLKEMLRSRQHLGIVVDEFGGTTGLITLEDVLEELVGDIYDESDLSPLLLQRQRRQSASS; encoded by the coding sequence ATGGTTAACGCTTTTCTCTTGGCCTTTTTGCTGATCCTCTCCGGGGCCTGTTCTGGGGCAGAAACCGCCATCACAGCCATGGATAACCTGCGCCTGGAATCCCTGATCGAGGAACAAGGGGATCCTCAAGGTTTGTATCGCTTGGCCCAGCAGCAGCGCTCGCGGCTGATCACCACCCTGTTGCTGCTGAATAACTTCGTCAATATCGGTATTGCCGCCTTGGCCACGACGATTTCTATTCAACTGCTGGGATCCCAGTTTGGGGCTTTGGCAGCAACGGTTCCGACGACGATTGGGGTGCTCCTATTTGGGGAAGTGGCACCCAAATCTTTGGCGGTGAGCCATCCGCTGGCGGTGTTCCGGTGGGTGGTGCGGCCTGTGCATACCCTATCGGTGCTGCTGCGCCCCTTTGTCCAAGCCTTTGAGTGGATTGTCAGCAAGCTCTTTAACCTGTTGGAACTCTCCCCGCTCACAGCAACGGCTTCTCTCAAGGATCTGGAGCTTCTGATCGATGTGTTGGGGCAACGGGGGCTGCTGGATTGGCAAAAGCGGCGCTTGTTTCGGGGGGCCCTGGCTCTGGATTTGATCCAGGCGCGGGATGTGGCCAAACCAAGGGTAAAAATGGAGACAATCTCCCACGATAAGACGCTGCAGGATGTGGTGAAGCTATGCCTAGAGACGGGCTATTCCCGCATCCCGGTGCAGGGAGAGTCTAAGGATGAAATCGTCGGTATCATTCATCTGAAGCAGGCTCTACGCCACCTCGATCAAAAAGGCAATAGCGAGGTGACCAAAGCCATGACACCGCCCTTTTTTGTGCCGGATACCAAGCGCATTAGCCTGTTGCTTAAGGAAATGCTGCGCTCCCGCCAACACTTGGGGATTGTGGTGGATGAATTCGGCGGTACCACCGGCCTGATTACGCTGGAGGATGTCTTGGAGGAATTGGTGGGGGATATCTACGATGAGAGCGATCTTTCGCCACTGCTGCTGCAGCGACAACGGCGACAAAGTGCTTCCTCCTAA